In a single window of the Ignavibacteria bacterium genome:
- a CDS encoding amidohydrolase, translating into MKIDVHTHILPENWPDLNKKYNTHGFATIEHHKPCCAKMMIGDKVFREITENSWSSSKRIAECDEHNVSMQVISTVPVMFNYWAKPGETYDLSRFLNDHIADVVRDNPSRFIGLGTLPMQDTGLSVKELERCMKELGLAGIEIGTHIHGKNLDDPDICEIFHACEEMNAAVFVHPWDMLGKDRMPEYWLPWLVGMPAETSLAICSMIFGGVFEKYKNLKVCFAHGGGSFPFSIGRIEHGFHVRPDLVQTRNKVNPRNYLGKFYLDSLVHDEMAMKFLIDLIGEDCIVMGSDYPFPLGEHVPGKLIESMSEFNSVVKEKLLWKNAAEFLGITELIQKMYGNVAS; encoded by the coding sequence ATGAAGATAGATGTACATACGCACATACTGCCTGAAAACTGGCCTGACCTGAACAAAAAATATAACACTCACGGTTTTGCTACAATAGAACATCACAAGCCGTGCTGCGCCAAAATGATGATAGGCGATAAGGTCTTCCGTGAGATAACCGAAAATTCATGGAGCAGCTCCAAACGAATTGCGGAGTGTGATGAACACAATGTTTCAATGCAGGTAATTTCCACTGTGCCGGTTATGTTCAATTACTGGGCAAAGCCCGGTGAAACTTATGATCTCTCCCGCTTCTTAAATGACCATATTGCAGACGTTGTCAGGGATAATCCATCAAGGTTTATCGGGCTTGGAACGCTGCCGATGCAGGATACAGGGCTTTCTGTTAAAGAGCTTGAGCGCTGCATGAAAGAGCTTGGACTTGCGGGAATAGAAATAGGAACTCATATTCACGGTAAGAATCTGGATGACCCGGATATCTGCGAGATATTTCACGCCTGCGAAGAAATGAATGCCGCGGTATTCGTTCACCCCTGGGATATGCTCGGCAAAGACAGGATGCCTGAATACTGGCTTCCCTGGCTTGTTGGTATGCCCGCTGAAACATCGCTGGCAATATGCTCTATGATATTTGGCGGCGTATTTGAAAAGTATAAAAACCTGAAAGTGTGCTTCGCACACGGCGGTGGTTCATTCCCTTTTTCAATTGGGCGTATAGAACACGGTTTTCATGTAAGGCCTGATCTTGTTCAGACCCGGAATAAAGTAAACCCGCGAAATTACCTGGGCAAATTTTACCTTGATTCGCTCGTTCACGATGAAATGGCTATGAAATTCCTAATTGACCTGATTGGCGAAGACTGCATTGTAATGGGCTCTGATTATCCTTTCCCCTTGGGGGAGCATGTGCCGGGAAAGTTAATTGAATCAATGTCTGAGTTTAACAGTGTTGTAAAAGAAAAACTACTGTGGAAAAATGCTGCGGAGTTTTTGGGAATAACTGAGCTTATACAGAAAATGTATGGTAATGTAGCATCATAA
- a CDS encoding 3-hydroxyanthranilate 3,4-dioxygenase translates to MSLSSFNFKQWIEENRHLLKPPVGNKCMVNGDLIVMVVGGPNSRKDYHYEEGAEFFYQVEGDIVVKVIEDGKPKDIHIKEGEMFYLPPNIPHSPQRPANTVGLVIERKREEKELDAFQWYCENCGNKLYEEFVKLDDIVTQLPPIFEKFWNDMDKRTCNKCGTVIQPPAK, encoded by the coding sequence ATGTCACTAAGTTCATTCAATTTTAAGCAGTGGATAGAAGAGAACCGGCACCTGTTAAAACCGCCAGTTGGCAATAAATGTATGGTGAACGGCGACCTGATCGTTATGGTTGTAGGCGGACCCAATTCACGCAAAGATTATCACTACGAAGAAGGCGCTGAATTTTTCTACCAGGTAGAAGGTGATATAGTTGTTAAAGTTATAGAAGACGGTAAGCCCAAAGATATTCATATTAAAGAAGGTGAAATGTTCTACCTTCCGCCAAACATACCGCACTCACCGCAAAGACCAGCCAACACAGTTGGCCTGGTAATTGAGCGCAAGCGTGAAGAAAAAGAGCTTGATGCTTTCCAGTGGTACTGTGAAAACTGCGGCAACAAGCTATACGAAGAATTCGTTAAGCTCGATGATATTGTTACACAGCTTCCGCCGATTTTTGAAAAGTTCTGGAACGATATGGATAAACGCACCTGCAACAAATGCGGAACAGTAATTCAGCCTCCTGCTAAGTAA